AGCAAAAACGGATATGCAAGCCACGCAGACCGTTAAAAAAAACATCTTAATGGATCGCTTCGTCACTTCGTTCCTCGCGATGACGTGCATTTACATTTTCGAAATAATTCCGAACTCCGAATAACCCTAGATTCCCAGCTGCACTTCGACGCCGAATTGCACGTAGAGGCCCATTCCCTTCGCCATGAACGGCACCAGGTCATAGCCATCGGTAGATTCATCGTTGTTATCTCGGGTCACCCAGGAGCGTTCGCGGGCGTTTTCACTCCCCAAGAACTTAAGTGCCGACACATCGAGGTTCGCGAAGATATTGTCCACTTCGATATAGAATCGGGCACTCCTGAAGAAATACTTGCTGCTCGTCAAGTCCAGGTTCACACGCGCATCGGTGCGGAACATATCCGTAAATTCGTTGTAATCCTTGAGGCGTCGCGTACCATTAGTATGGCTCTTGACATCGGACGGAGTAATTTCATAGTAATACAACGGACGGTGCAGTGCCGCATGGTGCGTAATGATGACCGATACAATCGAGTCCTTGCGCGGATAGTAGCGGAAATGCGAAAGGATGTCCAGACGGGAATTCGCTTCCCACGGGAGAGACTTGCCACCATCTAATTCGTATTCACCGTAAACCGTGCTCACGTTCGTCGCCATCGAGAAATGGTGCGAAGTCTTGAATTCAAGCGTACCCGAAGCGCCCGCCACCCAAGCAAAATCAATCGGAGTCACATCGTCATACTGCGCATACGCCTTGGGCATCGGCAAAAGCGGATCAGGGTAGTAGCGGCCAAAGCCCGAACCCTGCGCCACCAAGTACTTGGAATTATAGCCCAGGCCCAGCTTGCCGGACACACCCGATTCCAAGCGCCCCGTAAGGTCGCCATCTTCGTAATAAGGTTTCCAGTCGCTACGGTAGGCCGCATTCGCAAAGAGCCTCCAGTAGGCGGTATCAATCTTCGAAAGGTTCTGTTCAAAGTCCAACGAAGCCGTCGGCGCCGCCTCGTGTTCGCCGGCATCGGCAATGGCGCCGACAGAAAGAATTTCCTGCGAGAAGTCACTCCGCCAGTTCATGCGGGCAGCCCCCGAAAGCACTCCCGTCTGGAAGTCGTCGGACTGCGTATCACCAAAATCAGGATATTCTCGTTCGACAATATGGTGCTCGTAAAGCAGGGCGCCACTCAATTTGGAGCCCAGGATCGACCCCTTGAAATTCCGGTCGAGTCCACCACTCAAAGTCGTATGAGTCTGTTCGTAGGCATCGATAAAGGTCGCCGATTCCTTCGTATTCGCCGTTTTGCGGAAACCCGTCGTATCGCGGAGCGTATCACCCAGAACTTCACGCACGAAGCCGGCATGAGCAGACGTTCCAAAGCGGGAATTATATTCGGCGCCCATGACCAGGTACTGCTGCATTCCCTCGATAATGTCGATCGAGTTCACCTGGTCGTAGGCAGTAGAAGTGTCCTGATGGATGCTGTATTCATCGGAGCTGTACAAGGTACGAAGCGCCCAGGTATTTCCGCTGCTGTCGGAACCGTTAAACTGCGCATAGATGTCGTATGCCGTGAGATCAAACGGATCCGAAGATTTCACGTTGCAGTTCTCGACGCAATCACCATCACGCTTGCGGAACTCGGTAAAGAACTTTTCGCCCAAGTTCTTGAGCATTTCCTCGTCAAGCCTACGGAAAGAGAAACGGAAGCTATCCCAGAAAAGCCACGGCGCATCAACCACCACTTCTTGAAGCGTAATGCCCGCCGTGCCGCGGAGTCCCCAATCGCCCTTGGTCTGTTCAGGAATATACTGTACCGAAGTCGCGAGCCCCTGGCCGATCGGTCCTTCACCGTAATTGTCATGGATTTCGATGGCGCTCAGGATATGCGGATTGATAACCGACAAATTGCCCGGGAAGCCCACATCTAAGTGGCGCATGTTCGGAATACGGAGTCTGCCCAAATGGTATGCCACGTCGCCCGCGCGAGAACCTTCGTAATAAAGAGCGCTGCTGAAATCTTTCTGACCAGAGATACCTGGCATCTGGCTCAAGTGTTCCGTCACGTCAAAGCGCATACCGGCAGCATCTTCCAGCTTATCCAGGTTCACTTTACGTTCAAAGTTCCACTGCACTTTGTCGCCACCACCGCCAATCACGGTACTCGTCCCCAGGTTGCGGACATCGGTGGTCGTCTGCATCGTGACCACCATGTCAAAGAGGTCTGCAAAATCTTGCAGTTCCACTTGCACGCTGTCGAAGCCGTCCTTCTTAAAAATGAGGATTGCATTCTTGGAATCCACCGTCAGTTCGAAGCGACCGTCAGAATCCGTCTCACCCAATTTTTTTCCGGAGACATAAGTGATGGTTGCATCCTTAACCGGCAAATCGGTTTCGGATTCCAGAACGACACCCACAATCAAGGTCGGGGTCGCAGCAAACAGGAACGTCGCCAAAAGCAGGACTGAAACGAGCAGGGAGCGTAATCTCATGATTCTTAAAATAGCAAATTGAATTGTTCTATATTTAACGCATGCTTGATATTTACCTAGTTCAAATGGAAATTGTCCCAAACGACAAGGCCAAAAACTTTGCCAAAGTCCGCGAACTCTCCTCGAAAATTCGCAAAAATGCGGACGATTCCGTTCCAGGTCTAATCATTCTCCCCGAAATGTTCGCCACGGGATACCTGCCGCTACACCCGGAAAGCGCCGCGGAACACTTTTTCAAAAACGACGCCGGCGAAACGGCCGATTTTTTGTACAAACTCGCAAACGAAACGGGTTGTGCAGTTATGGGGGCTGGCATAGAAAAAGGCGCCGAAAGCGATGCGGCTCGCGACACCACTGAAAACCAGAAACTCCTGAACCATTGCAGCGTATACCAACCGGGATACCCCGAGGAGTTTGCAGCCTACGACAAGTACCATCCGTTCTTTATGGAACAGAAAAAGTTCAAGGCCGGCGGCATGCCGTGTCCGTTTTCGCTCTATAATTGGACGGTTGCGTCCACCATCTGTTTCGACCTTCGATTTCCGGAACTCTACCGCGATGCAGTCAAGGCAGGAGCTAGGCTCATCACGGTGCAGGCGGCCTGGCCCGCCGCAAGAATCGCCCACTGGAAAACCTTGTTGCAGGCGCGGGCCATCGAGAACCAGGTGTACATCGCTGCCGTGAACGGAATCGGGGGACCCTCTTACGGAGGCAACTCGATGATTATCAATCCGAAAGGGGAAATCATCGCTTCGACGGACGCCTCTTTCGAAGGAATCGTACACGCACGTATCGATTCAAAATCACAGGAAGAATACCGCAAACAGTTCCCCGTCCTAAAGGGAATTGTACCGGAAGAATACATTTAATATCTAGTATTCCAAAATGGAATGATCTAGGTCACATTATTTTCCAAAACGGATTTTTTCCTAATTCACTAGCTATCAACAGGTTAGCGTCATTTCGTCAAAAAGTGGTCCATAAAAAAATTTTTTTATGTCTTTCCACTGTCAAAATTATAATATATCTTTTCCCTCTAGGATGGATCGACAACATCTAAGCAAGAGGTAAACGATGTCGAATACAAGCAGACTCCAGTACGCAAAAGCGTTAATCAAGGCAGGCATCACGCGTGAACTTGTCCTCAAGATTACGTCTATCTCGACCTACCAATATGCGCAAATCCAGCGGGAACTAGCCGCTTAAGGAGAGCGTGCCTTGCGGATGGTGCTTGTCATTCCGGCACAGCCTGCGACTTTGAACGAAGAACGACAGGCAGTGCTTTTGAATTGCTACAGGGACGGTTCACTTTTACTTGACGCCAAGGACGGCAAAAAGCCCGCACGATTTTTTCTGAAAGTCGGCGATGTTTTTCCGTGGAACCAGTTTCTGCCCAAGCTTCTTGCGAACTGGCAACTTTCCGACTTCAAGGATGTTCCCAAGGAGTTCATCCCCCAAAAAAGGATTCCCGAATTCGTACTCGAAGGAATCCTGAACGAGCCTCTCGAAAACCAGCTGAAGGTTTCGGCCACCCTCCGAAAGCAGGGGTATTTTTCAGCACTGAAAACAAAATGACCTACGATATTACAAGCAAGCGATGGTTCATGGGAAAGGGGCTACCCGTCCGTCAAATCAACGAAATGGACCACATCGAAATTGCAGGCTGTACACTCCAAATTTTACAGGTTGAATTCGAGAACAATTCTCGCGACCTATATGCAACTATCGAAGACGAATCCAAGACCGGAACCATCCTTGCCGAATGTTTCGGC
The window above is part of the Fibrobacter sp. UWH4 genome. Proteins encoded here:
- a CDS encoding nitrilase-related carbon-nitrogen hydrolase: MLDIYLVQMEIVPNDKAKNFAKVRELSSKIRKNADDSVPGLIILPEMFATGYLPLHPESAAEHFFKNDAGETADFLYKLANETGCAVMGAGIEKGAESDAARDTTENQKLLNHCSVYQPGYPEEFAAYDKYHPFFMEQKKFKAGGMPCPFSLYNWTVASTICFDLRFPELYRDAVKAGARLITVQAAWPAARIAHWKTLLQARAIENQVYIAAVNGIGGPSYGGNSMIINPKGEIIASTDASFEGIVHARIDSKSQEEYRKQFPVLKGIVPEEYI